The proteins below are encoded in one region of Vanessa tameamea isolate UH-Manoa-2023 chromosome Z, ilVanTame1 primary haplotype, whole genome shotgun sequence:
- the LOC113396406 gene encoding sulfhydryl oxidase 1 isoform X2 — MNCWHLFVLTFYISVILTYAAVVPDNDDIDKQGLYSKSDQVVILTNKNFDKKIYGQNNAYVVQFYNSYCGHCRAFAPKFKSLASELESWKNIIKLAVLDCSVEENNEICRQFEVMAYPSLRYLHENYIKSNANVGDKLQSTDSADKLKTQLINKIQSEQSLGRLVFVPSLKIAAYSDFNSALKPFPKNVLYTFLIFENDNSTIGSELALDINDYEHVTLKRVYDTSELADVAGVTHFPGLVAVSSNLESTLLTPQNPTKQNLQKAINIFLKSQNYALPLRKISSEESLINSNHEKSQSLDSDVVYYNDLEKTLKTSLHTEIPRHKILSGEAFEALLQYLDVIILAFPFRGKLKEFVTDLHKNLSSRNQWTGSEVYELVKQLETVHAPVFISNLDYIRCKGSQPQYRGYTCGLWTLFHTLTINAAQKPGNEAPRVLKAMHAYVKNFFGCTECSQHFQAMAARNRIFDVKENDKAILWLWISHNEVNLRLAGDVTEDPEHPKIQFPSVTQCPECRLPRGAWHLPAVYEYLQRVYSTIKIQDARTAAAPSSISNLDIGLISLLYMST, encoded by the exons ATGAATTGCTGGCATTTATTTgtgttaactttttatatttccgTTATTTTGACATATGCTGCAGTCGTGCCTGATAACGATGATATTGATAAACAAGGATTGTATAGTAAATCAGATCAAGTCGTTATACTGACTAAcaaaaatttcgataaaaaaatatatgggcAAAACAATGCGTATGTAGTCCAATTTTATAACAGTTATTGTGGTCACTGTAGAGCATTTGCGCCAAAATTTAAAAGCCTAGCTTCTGAATTGGAATCAtggaaaaacataataaaacttgCAGTTCTGGATTGTTCTGTtgaagaaaataatgaaatatgcCGCCAATTTGAAGTTATGGCTTATCCTTCCCTACGATATTTACatgaaaactatattaaaagcaaTGCTAATGTTGGTGATAAATTACAGTCTACAGACAGTGCTGATAAATTAAAgactcaattaattaataaaatacaaagtgaACAATCTCTTGGGCGCTTAGTGTTTGTCCCTTCACTTAAAATAGCAGCATACAGTGACTTTAATTCAGCTCTAAAACCATTTCCAAAAAATGTCCTTTACACTTTTTTGATATTTGAGAATGATAATTCTACCATTGGATCTGAATTGGCACTTGATATAAATGATTATGAACATGTTACATTGAAGAGAGTGTATGACACTAGTGAACTGGCCGATGTAGCTGGTGTAACACATTTTCCTGGACTTGTTGCTGTTTCATCTAACTTAGAATCTACACTTTTAACACCACAAAATCCAACAAAACAGAACTTACAaaaagctataaatatatttttaaagtctcAAAACTATGCTTTGCCCTTGAGGAAAATTTCAAGTGAAGAAAGTCTTATTAATTCAAATCATGAAAAGTCTCAATCTTTAGATTCCGATGTTGTCTACTACAATGATTTGGAAAAGACATTAAAAACTAGCTTACATACTGAAATCCCAAGGCATAAGATTTTAAGTGGTGAAGCCTTTGAAGCATTATTGCAGTATCTAGATGTTATCATTTTAGCTTTTCCATTTAGGGGAAAGCTTAAAGAATTTGTTACAGACTTACATAAAAACCTCAGTAGTAGAAACCAATGGACTGGAAGTGAGGTGTATGAGTTAGTAAAACAACTTGAAACAGTTCATGCTCCTGTCTTTATATCGAATCTTGATTATATAAGGTGCAAGGGCAGTCAACCGCAATACAGAGGTTATACATGCGGTCTCTGGACCTTGTTTCATACGCTAACCATAAATGCAGCACAAAAACCTGGCAATGAAGCCCCACGAGTATTGAAAGCCATGCATGCCTATGTGAAAAACTTTTTTGGTTGTACTGAATGCTCACAGCATTTCCAGGCAATGGCAGCAAGGAATAGAATTTTCGATGTAAAGGAAAATGATAAAGCAATACTTTGGTTGTGGATTTCTCATAATGAAGTGAACTTAAGATTAGCTGGTGACGTGACTGAGGATCCAGAACATCCAAAAATTCAATTTCCCAGTGTTACGCAGTGTCCGGAATGTAGACTTCCACGAGGTGCTTGGCACTTACCTGCAGTTTATGAATATCTTCAGAGAGTTTATAGTACAATAAAAATTCAAGATGCCAGAACAGCAGCTGCTCCAAGCTCAATCTCCAACCTAGACATTGGATTGATAAGCCTCtt GTACATGTCCACTTGA
- the LOC113396406 gene encoding sulfhydryl oxidase 1 isoform X1 has product MNCWHLFVLTFYISVILTYAAVVPDNDDIDKQGLYSKSDQVVILTNKNFDKKIYGQNNAYVVQFYNSYCGHCRAFAPKFKSLASELESWKNIIKLAVLDCSVEENNEICRQFEVMAYPSLRYLHENYIKSNANVGDKLQSTDSADKLKTQLINKIQSEQSLGRLVFVPSLKIAAYSDFNSALKPFPKNVLYTFLIFENDNSTIGSELALDINDYEHVTLKRVYDTSELADVAGVTHFPGLVAVSSNLESTLLTPQNPTKQNLQKAINIFLKSQNYALPLRKISSEESLINSNHEKSQSLDSDVVYYNDLEKTLKTSLHTEIPRHKILSGEAFEALLQYLDVIILAFPFRGKLKEFVTDLHKNLSSRNQWTGSEVYELVKQLETVHAPVFISNLDYIRCKGSQPQYRGYTCGLWTLFHTLTINAAQKPGNEAPRVLKAMHAYVKNFFGCTECSQHFQAMAARNRIFDVKENDKAILWLWISHNEVNLRLAGDVTEDPEHPKIQFPSVTQCPECRLPRGAWHLPAVYEYLQRVYSTIKIQDARTAAAPSSISNLDIGLISLFLIHRLWREMQLLN; this is encoded by the exons ATGAATTGCTGGCATTTATTTgtgttaactttttatatttccgTTATTTTGACATATGCTGCAGTCGTGCCTGATAACGATGATATTGATAAACAAGGATTGTATAGTAAATCAGATCAAGTCGTTATACTGACTAAcaaaaatttcgataaaaaaatatatgggcAAAACAATGCGTATGTAGTCCAATTTTATAACAGTTATTGTGGTCACTGTAGAGCATTTGCGCCAAAATTTAAAAGCCTAGCTTCTGAATTGGAATCAtggaaaaacataataaaacttgCAGTTCTGGATTGTTCTGTtgaagaaaataatgaaatatgcCGCCAATTTGAAGTTATGGCTTATCCTTCCCTACGATATTTACatgaaaactatattaaaagcaaTGCTAATGTTGGTGATAAATTACAGTCTACAGACAGTGCTGATAAATTAAAgactcaattaattaataaaatacaaagtgaACAATCTCTTGGGCGCTTAGTGTTTGTCCCTTCACTTAAAATAGCAGCATACAGTGACTTTAATTCAGCTCTAAAACCATTTCCAAAAAATGTCCTTTACACTTTTTTGATATTTGAGAATGATAATTCTACCATTGGATCTGAATTGGCACTTGATATAAATGATTATGAACATGTTACATTGAAGAGAGTGTATGACACTAGTGAACTGGCCGATGTAGCTGGTGTAACACATTTTCCTGGACTTGTTGCTGTTTCATCTAACTTAGAATCTACACTTTTAACACCACAAAATCCAACAAAACAGAACTTACAaaaagctataaatatatttttaaagtctcAAAACTATGCTTTGCCCTTGAGGAAAATTTCAAGTGAAGAAAGTCTTATTAATTCAAATCATGAAAAGTCTCAATCTTTAGATTCCGATGTTGTCTACTACAATGATTTGGAAAAGACATTAAAAACTAGCTTACATACTGAAATCCCAAGGCATAAGATTTTAAGTGGTGAAGCCTTTGAAGCATTATTGCAGTATCTAGATGTTATCATTTTAGCTTTTCCATTTAGGGGAAAGCTTAAAGAATTTGTTACAGACTTACATAAAAACCTCAGTAGTAGAAACCAATGGACTGGAAGTGAGGTGTATGAGTTAGTAAAACAACTTGAAACAGTTCATGCTCCTGTCTTTATATCGAATCTTGATTATATAAGGTGCAAGGGCAGTCAACCGCAATACAGAGGTTATACATGCGGTCTCTGGACCTTGTTTCATACGCTAACCATAAATGCAGCACAAAAACCTGGCAATGAAGCCCCACGAGTATTGAAAGCCATGCATGCCTATGTGAAAAACTTTTTTGGTTGTACTGAATGCTCACAGCATTTCCAGGCAATGGCAGCAAGGAATAGAATTTTCGATGTAAAGGAAAATGATAAAGCAATACTTTGGTTGTGGATTTCTCATAATGAAGTGAACTTAAGATTAGCTGGTGACGTGACTGAGGATCCAGAACATCCAAAAATTCAATTTCCCAGTGTTACGCAGTGTCCGGAATGTAGACTTCCACGAGGTGCTTGGCACTTACCTGCAGTTTATGAATATCTTCAGAGAGTTTATAGTACAATAAAAATTCAAGATGCCAGAACAGCAGCTGCTCCAAGCTCAATCTCCAACCTAGACATTGGATTGATAAGCCTCtt TTTGATTCACCGCCTCTGGAGAGAAATGCAACTTTTAAACTAG
- the LOC113396421 gene encoding ribosome quality control complex subunit TCF25, with protein MSQRNVRKLLGAATIPPPNESSDEEYEPLYTKNANKSTYEGLVVSSSSESEHEAVPSTEESAPEDKKENQKRKKKKIKKKSTTDDLDEIDKSLLEVNALLGEPSQPPAVDPEPEPDVSQAVFATKYKHLNVVYELNRIFGRDSDEENKKRRGRKPNLKRIQSNTLIKKEYNFKKGGLSMSIDRREDGLTFFKFDHSREYQRHHMEFLMKLLQMRLITEVEDALKHMHVEGLLEAIDMMFRVDDNSGANTLVEHLIAYMQHVAHPSFNITDIRNRLEYKFPENRPFHIILLKYLHLLTNRACHRTSLEIAKLLLNLDPCDPLAVVFIIDTVALRAREHQWLIEAIEYLDKERDVLFLFNIKFSYALAHFHVATKKKAKPDLTLSDELLKKAMIAFPWSVKEILEASKTFSEENLRNHEFFDEYASATTSKHLKELTHLHVAFAGSWWNEQPVREWLLRNGTELVEKYDNDAALKEEVKRMEQVRNTLFRGMPTEVLRHLSVIKYMADLLIDREIPNVEQAYSFDPHPAWDSVNRYSYATPLNTAYLQQNLDSTLITNFFASLNPNFEVPSPEELHALYFSGPTLNQLRNAINVIDEIDDEDSEDEESEDEESDDGDAAESYEEDGDIEDSEEDDEEAEESQEEEEEEEEEEDEEDEDDEDEDEDSDGDESANESEDEKSNKKSCNKIDEPEEIWTD; from the exons ATGTCGCAAAGAAATGTGAGAAAACTGCTTGGGGCTGCAACAATCCCACCACCAAATGAAAGTTCAGATGAAGAATATGAACCCCTCTACAccaaaaatgcaaataaaagcACATATGAAGGA cTGGTCGTAAGTTCCTCTTCAGAATCGGAACATGAAGCTGTGCCTTCAACTGAAGAGTCTGCGCCTGAggataaaaaagaaaaccaaaAAAGGAAGAAAAAGAAGATAAAGAAGAAGTCAACTACAGATGAT ctgGATGAAATCGATAAATCTTTACTTGAGGTTAATGCATTGTTAGGGGAGCCTTCTCAGCCTCCCGCTGTTGATCCTGAACCAGAGCCAGACGTTTCACAGGCAGTGTTTGCTACTAAATACAAACACTTAAACGTTGTATATGAGTTGAATAGGATATTTGGTCGTGATAGTGATGAAGAAAACAAGAAACG ACGAGGAAGGAAGCCCAATTTAAAGCGTATTCAGAGCAATACTCTaattaaaaaggaatataatttcaaaaaaggaG GTCTCTCCATGTCAATAGACCGACGTGAAGACGGTCTGACGTTTTTCAAATTTGACCATAGTCGCGAATATCAACGACACCACATGGAGTTCTTGATGAAGCTGCTACAAAT GCGTCTTATCACAGAAGTTGAGGACGCCCTCAAACATATGCACGTCGAGGGACTGTTAGAG GCAATAGATATGATGTTCAGAGTCGATGATAACTCGGGCGCAAATACTCTCGTGGAACATTTAATTGCCTACATGCAACATGTTGCTCATCCGTCATTCAATATTACCGAC ataagaAATCGTCTGGAATATAAGTTCCCGGAGAACCGTCCGTTCCATATCATTCTGCTCAAGTATCTACATCTTTTGACTAATAGAGCATGTCATCGCACATCGCTTGAGATAGCTAAGCTGCTTCTCAATCTCGATCCTTGCGATCCACTTGCTGTGGTGTTCATAATAGACACGGTGGCATTGCGGGCCAGGGAACATCAATGGCTCATTGAAGCCATTGAATATCTGGATAAGGAGCGTGATGTACTATTCCTCTTTAACATCAAGTTTTCATACGCCTTAGCACACTTCCACGTCGCTACCAAGAAAAAGG CAAAACCGGATCTGACGCTCAGCGACGAGCTGTTGAAGAAAGCTATGATAGCATTCCCGTGGTCTGTTAAAGAGATCCTTGAGGCTTCCAAGACCTTTTCTGAAGAGAATCTACGTAATCATGAATTTTTCGACGAATATGCTAGCGCTAC aACGTCTAAGCACCTAAAGGAGCTGACTCATCTGCACGTTGCGTTTGCCGGTTCATGGTGGAACGAGCAGCCGGTTCGTGAATGGCTCCTGAGAAATGGAACCGAATTAGTCGAAAAATACGACAACGATGCCGCTCTCAAG gaaGAGGTCAAGAGGATGGAACAAGTGCGAAACACTCTATTCCGCGGCATGCCGACGGAAGTGCTGCGGCACCTCAGCGTCATAAAGTATATGGCAGATCTGCTTATCGATAGA GAGATTCCTAATGTCGAGCAAGCATACAGCTTCGACCCGCACCCGGCTTGGGACAGCGTCAACCGCTACAGCTACGCCACTCCGTTGAACACAGCCTATCTGCAGCAGAATTTGGACAGTACTCTTATTACAAACTTCTTCGCATCGCTAAATCCTAACTTCGAAGTGCCGTCTCCCGAGGA gtTGCATGCGTTATATTTTTCGGGGCCAACTTTGAATCAACTAAGAAACGCTATAAATGTAATTGATGAGATAGATGATGAAGATAGTGAAGATGAAGAGAGCGAGGATGAAGAAAGTGACGATGGGGATGCTGCAGAGAGTTACGAAGAGGATGGCGATATCGAAGATAGTGAGGAAGATGACGAGGAAGCCGAGGAGAGCcaggaagaagaagaagaagaagaggaGGAGGAGGATGAGGAAGACGAAGACGAcgaagatgaagatgaagacAGCGATGGCGATGAGTCAGCAAATGAGAGTGAAGAcgaaaaatctaataaaaagtCATGCAACAAGATTGACGAACCGGAAGAAATCTGGACGGACTAA